One Actinoplanes missouriensis 431 DNA segment encodes these proteins:
- a CDS encoding restriction endonuclease, which produces MSHYAAGRRFEWACRDDLADNGYIVIRAAGSKGDAKVDLIAIKPGQLLFIQCKSTAGALGPAEWDRLVEVSAMVGAIPVLAAKGGRGQGIQYTRLLGPKKPRARVQDVKPFLLDEVGAAA; this is translated from the coding sequence GTGAGCCACTACGCCGCTGGCCGCCGGTTCGAGTGGGCGTGCCGTGACGACCTCGCCGACAACGGCTACATCGTCATCCGGGCCGCCGGGTCGAAAGGCGACGCCAAAGTCGACCTGATCGCCATCAAGCCCGGCCAGTTGCTGTTCATCCAATGCAAGTCCACCGCCGGGGCGCTCGGCCCGGCCGAATGGGACCGTCTCGTCGAGGTGTCGGCGATGGTCGGCGCCATTCCGGTTCTCGCCGCAAAAGGTGGGCGGGGGCAGGGCATCCAGTACACCCGGCTGCTCGGGCCGAAGAAGCCGCGGGCGCGGGTGCAGGACGTGAAGCCTTTCCTCCTTGACGAGGTTGGAGCGGCAGCGTGA
- a CDS encoding helix-turn-helix domain-containing protein: MSHAHPVTEQLTDLRRAAGIDRRVLAGRIGVRTQLLLQWEAGVYAPGMDSLLGWAGGLRSVVAVHPHSGLPILDVDPVGALTAVRQRRRLSQAEVAEAAGFTQPQLSLWERRRHQPGLRALADWAAAVGCDLVLVPALVGVAA; this comes from the coding sequence GTGAGTCACGCCCACCCGGTCACGGAGCAGCTGACCGATCTGCGCCGGGCTGCCGGTATCGACCGCAGGGTGCTGGCCGGCCGGATCGGTGTGCGCACCCAGCTGCTGCTCCAGTGGGAGGCCGGGGTGTACGCGCCGGGCATGGACAGCCTGTTGGGGTGGGCGGGCGGGCTGCGCAGCGTGGTGGCCGTGCACCCGCATTCCGGCCTGCCGATCCTGGATGTGGACCCGGTGGGGGCGCTCACGGCGGTCCGGCAGCGCCGCAGGCTGTCGCAGGCGGAGGTCGCTGAGGCGGCCGGGTTCACCCAGCCGCAGCTGTCGCTGTGGGAGCGGCGCCGGCATCAGCCGGGGCTGCGGGCGCTCGCGGACTGGGCGGCTGCGGTCGGCTGTGATCTGGTGCTGGTGCCCGCTCTGGTTGGGGTGGCTGCCTGA
- a CDS encoding helix-turn-helix domain-containing protein — MMFSPQDCPPTLTDGTGYVYVLAFSNSTIKVGMTTSPKTRLTVHVYNSSRFGVALTDWWLSPAHSGYQFTERAVIALAQALSPTGRAMKKTHEYFEGVDFAKLVELCGELELGEGTGPFVNSLRANGLRRRTAGYQVVRHEEPALPASRPTGSPSQFGRLIADARTARGLSQDQVAQATGVSRASLTRWENGKTDNPGSEQVRVLCLYLGIPLLEAVIALGYLAEADLTGVTP, encoded by the coding sequence ATGATGTTCTCGCCGCAGGACTGCCCTCCAACTCTCACGGACGGCACCGGCTACGTGTACGTCCTCGCCTTCTCCAACAGCACGATCAAGGTCGGGATGACGACGTCGCCGAAGACCCGCCTTACCGTGCACGTCTACAACAGCTCCCGGTTCGGCGTCGCCCTCACCGACTGGTGGCTGTCGCCAGCGCACTCCGGCTACCAGTTCACCGAACGTGCGGTGATTGCCCTCGCTCAGGCCCTGTCGCCTACTGGCCGGGCAATGAAGAAGACGCACGAATATTTCGAGGGCGTCGACTTTGCAAAGCTCGTCGAGCTCTGCGGTGAACTTGAACTCGGTGAAGGCACCGGCCCGTTTGTTAACAGTCTCCGCGCGAACGGTCTTCGCCGGCGAACCGCGGGATATCAGGTGGTGCGCCACGAGGAACCCGCCCTGCCAGCTTCGCGACCAACCGGCTCGCCCAGCCAATTCGGTCGGCTCATCGCCGATGCCAGAACCGCCAGAGGCCTGTCGCAGGATCAAGTTGCACAGGCAACCGGGGTGTCGCGGGCGTCGTTGACGCGCTGGGAGAACGGGAAAACCGATAACCCCGGCAGTGAGCAGGTCCGCGTCCTGTGCCTGTACCTCGGCATTCCCCTGCTGGAGGCCGTGATCGCGCTCGGCTACCTCGCCGAGGCCGACCTCACAGGGGTGACCCCATGA
- a CDS encoding SDR family oxidoreductase: MLAGKVVVVAGVGPGLGQEIALRAAGYGAEVVLAARTASFLKEVAEKIGRALVVPVDLGDSVDTERLAAAATDEFGRVDVLVHNAFSMPPMRSLTHVDLPDLSASFDANVVAALRTIRAFTPSLAASRGSIVVVNSAVLRHSRKPFGPYKIAKAALLAATQNLASELGPAGVRVNSVAPGWIWADTLRAWFDYLAAQREVPAQQIYDETAAMTDLRRLPEPGEVADAALFLASDLARGITGQCLDVNCGEFHH, encoded by the coding sequence GTGCTCGCCGGAAAGGTCGTGGTGGTCGCCGGAGTCGGTCCGGGACTGGGTCAGGAGATCGCGCTGCGGGCCGCCGGATACGGCGCCGAGGTGGTGCTGGCGGCCCGCACCGCCTCGTTTCTGAAAGAGGTGGCGGAAAAGATCGGGCGGGCTCTCGTCGTCCCGGTCGACCTCGGCGATTCCGTGGACACGGAACGGCTGGCCGCCGCGGCGACCGACGAGTTCGGCAGGGTCGACGTGCTGGTGCACAACGCGTTCTCGATGCCGCCGATGCGCAGCCTCACGCACGTGGACCTGCCGGACCTGTCCGCGTCGTTCGACGCCAACGTGGTGGCGGCGCTGCGCACGATCCGCGCGTTCACGCCGTCCCTCGCCGCATCCCGCGGCTCGATCGTGGTGGTCAATTCGGCGGTGCTGCGGCACTCCCGGAAACCGTTCGGGCCGTACAAAATCGCGAAGGCCGCCCTGCTCGCCGCCACCCAGAATCTGGCGAGTGAACTCGGGCCGGCGGGGGTGCGGGTCAATTCGGTGGCGCCCGGCTGGATCTGGGCGGACACGTTGCGGGCCTGGTTCGACTATCTCGCCGCGCAACGGGAGGTGCCGGCTCAGCAGATCTACGACGAGACGGCGGCGATGACCGATCTGCGGCGATTGCCGGAGCCGGGCGAGGTCGCCGACGCGGCTCTCTTTCTCGCGTCGGATCTGGCCCGTGGCATCACCGGGCAATGCCTCGACGTGAACTGCGGGGAGTTTCACCATTGA
- a CDS encoding DNA cytosine methyltransferase: protein MMAPLKIGGQCEGYAGIFLALSELLPVEHAWYAEVDPGASKVLAHHYPDVPNHGDITAYDWATAEPVDIFTSGFPCQGFSHAGRRRGSEDERHLWPTGVLPAVRDLMPPLAVFENVQGLLTIEQGQVFGSILADLDKLGYTVSWTTVGACKVGACHHRHRVFIAATLAEARRPMSDPVAHRRPGALSGGWAPAQDVLFGDFEALRWPAAGFTQGGTAWEMPADTCGANDHILPTPKASDTGTPGRRASEGWRPPLSEVLLNLLPTPRVSDTNGAGQHGDGGPEIRTAVAMLPTPTATPYGNNQSPSQGAAIRPSLDALAPMLPTPRASDGEKGGPNQRGSSGDVMLPAAVQPERFGKYAAAVRRHELAYGLSAPDPTEPGRNGKPRLSPAFPEFMQGLPPGWLTDVVERKDALKLAGNGVNPRQCAYALQLLPTFRAAVRELTAEVQVAA, encoded by the coding sequence ATGATGGCCCCGCTGAAAATCGGTGGCCAATGCGAGGGTTACGCCGGCATATTCCTGGCCCTGTCGGAGCTGCTGCCGGTTGAGCACGCCTGGTACGCCGAGGTCGATCCTGGTGCATCGAAGGTGCTCGCCCACCACTACCCAGATGTGCCGAACCACGGCGACATCACCGCGTACGACTGGGCGACAGCCGAGCCGGTGGACATCTTCACCTCGGGCTTCCCCTGTCAAGGCTTCAGTCACGCCGGCCGACGTCGTGGCTCGGAGGACGAGCGGCATTTGTGGCCGACCGGCGTGCTGCCCGCTGTCAGGGACCTAATGCCGCCGCTGGCTGTCTTCGAGAACGTGCAGGGCCTGCTGACGATCGAGCAGGGCCAGGTGTTCGGGTCCATCCTCGCCGACCTGGACAAGCTGGGCTACACGGTGTCGTGGACGACGGTGGGTGCCTGCAAGGTGGGTGCGTGTCACCATCGGCACAGGGTTTTCATCGCCGCCACCCTGGCCGAGGCGCGCCGGCCGATGTCGGACCCGGTCGCGCACCGCCGTCCCGGTGCGCTGTCGGGTGGCTGGGCTCCCGCGCAGGACGTGCTGTTCGGTGATTTCGAGGCGCTGCGCTGGCCCGCTGCCGGGTTCACGCAGGGCGGCACGGCATGGGAGATGCCCGCCGATACGTGCGGCGCTAACGACCACATCCTGCCGACGCCGAAGGCTTCCGACACGGGCACGCCTGGCCGGCGCGCTTCGGAGGGGTGGCGTCCGCCGCTGTCGGAGGTGCTGTTGAACCTGCTTCCGACACCGCGGGTGTCGGACACGAACGGGGCCGGGCAGCATGGCGACGGCGGTCCTGAGATCAGGACCGCCGTCGCCATGCTGCCCACGCCAACCGCCACCCCGTACGGCAACAACCAGTCCCCCTCGCAGGGTGCGGCGATACGACCCTCACTCGATGCCCTGGCACCGATGCTGCCGACCCCTCGCGCATCCGACGGCGAGAAGGGTGGCCCGAACCAGCGCGGCTCGTCCGGTGACGTGATGCTTCCGGCGGCGGTGCAGCCGGAACGCTTCGGGAAGTACGCCGCAGCGGTCCGCCGGCACGAGCTCGCCTACGGCTTGTCGGCCCCTGATCCGACGGAGCCCGGCCGGAACGGCAAGCCGCGCCTCTCCCCCGCATTCCCGGAGTTCATGCAAGGCTTGCCGCCTGGCTGGCTCACGGATGTCGTTGAGCGCAAGGACGCCCTGAAGCTGGCCGGTAACGGCGTGAACCCCCGGCAGTGCGCGTACGCCCTGCAGCTGCTGCCGACGTTCCGGGCCGCTGTTCGTGAGCTGACGGCCGAAGTGCAGGTGGCCGCATGA
- a CDS encoding ABC transporter ATP-binding protein, which produces MSMEMAAWNSMYHAMHRQDDKRPFSRATLRRIAGFARPHRRALAGFLLVSVVTAVLAVATPVLAGRVVDAIVDGENVDLVIGLAVAIGVCALAESGLGLVQRWLSAGIGEGLILDLRTAVFDHVQKMPVAFFTRTRTGALVSRLNNDVIGAQRAFSDTLSGVVGNLVGLILTLIVMLGISWQITLLSLVLLPIFVLPARRMGRRLAGLEREAATHNAAMNTQMTERFSAPGATLVKLYGRPGAESAEFAARARRVRDIGVRTAMAQWVFLTALVSVSGVAIALVYGLGGFYALRGRLEPGAVVALAILLTRLYAPLTSLASARVEMMSALVSFERVFEVLDLKPLIEEKPDARSVPDGPVSVEFDNVRFAYPSADKVSLASLEEVATLDTRGGVEVLHEVSFRAEPGQMVALVGSSGAGKSTMASLLPRLYDAGYGAVRLAGVDVKDLTAASLRETLGMVTQDGHLFHESVRANLLLARPEATEDELWDALRRARIDDLVRSLPDGLDTVVGERGYRLSGGERQRLTIARLLLAKPRVVVLDEATAHLDSTSELAVQEALGEALDGRTAVVIAHRLSTVRAADQILVIEDGRVIERGTHTELLAAGGRYQELHNTQFSETVRTAAS; this is translated from the coding sequence ATGAGCATGGAGATGGCGGCGTGGAACTCGATGTACCACGCCATGCATCGGCAGGACGACAAGCGGCCGTTCTCGCGGGCCACGCTGCGGCGGATCGCGGGATTCGCGCGGCCGCACCGGCGCGCACTGGCCGGATTCCTTTTAGTGAGCGTGGTGACGGCGGTGCTCGCCGTTGCCACTCCGGTGCTTGCCGGGCGGGTGGTGGACGCGATTGTCGACGGCGAGAACGTCGATCTCGTCATCGGTCTGGCGGTGGCGATCGGCGTGTGCGCGCTTGCCGAATCGGGACTGGGGCTGGTGCAGCGGTGGCTTTCCGCGGGGATCGGTGAGGGGCTGATTCTCGACCTGCGCACGGCCGTTTTCGATCACGTGCAGAAGATGCCGGTGGCGTTTTTCACCCGGACCCGCACGGGCGCGCTGGTGAGCCGGCTCAACAATGACGTGATCGGGGCGCAGCGGGCGTTCAGCGACACGCTTTCCGGCGTGGTCGGCAATCTGGTCGGGCTGATTCTGACGCTGATCGTGATGCTCGGCATCTCCTGGCAGATCACGCTGTTGTCGCTGGTGCTGCTGCCGATTTTCGTGCTGCCGGCCCGGCGGATGGGACGGCGGCTCGCCGGTCTGGAACGGGAGGCGGCCACGCACAACGCCGCCATGAACACGCAGATGACCGAGCGTTTCTCGGCGCCCGGCGCGACGCTGGTGAAACTGTACGGGCGGCCCGGCGCGGAATCCGCGGAATTCGCCGCCCGGGCCCGCCGGGTCCGTGACATCGGGGTGCGCACGGCGATGGCGCAGTGGGTGTTCCTGACCGCGCTGGTCTCGGTCTCCGGGGTGGCGATCGCGCTGGTCTACGGCCTGGGCGGCTTCTACGCGCTGCGCGGCCGGCTGGAACCGGGCGCGGTGGTGGCGCTCGCCATCCTGCTGACCAGGCTCTACGCGCCGCTCACCTCGCTGGCGAGCGCGAGGGTCGAGATGATGAGCGCGCTGGTCAGCTTCGAGCGGGTGTTCGAGGTGCTGGACCTGAAGCCGCTGATCGAGGAGAAGCCCGACGCCCGATCAGTTCCAGACGGGCCAGTGTCGGTGGAATTCGACAACGTGCGGTTCGCGTACCCGTCCGCCGACAAGGTCTCGCTCGCCTCGCTGGAGGAGGTGGCGACGCTCGACACCCGCGGTGGGGTGGAGGTGCTGCACGAGGTGTCGTTCCGGGCCGAACCGGGTCAGATGGTCGCTCTGGTCGGCTCGTCCGGCGCCGGGAAGTCCACGATGGCGTCGCTGCTGCCCCGGCTCTACGACGCCGGTTACGGCGCGGTCCGGCTGGCCGGCGTGGACGTGAAGGATCTGACCGCGGCGTCGCTGCGCGAGACGCTCGGCATGGTCACCCAGGACGGTCACCTGTTCCACGAGTCGGTGCGCGCCAATCTGCTGCTGGCCCGCCCGGAGGCGACCGAGGACGAGTTGTGGGACGCGCTGCGCCGGGCCCGCATCGACGACCTGGTGCGATCGCTGCCGGACGGCCTGGACACGGTGGTCGGTGAACGCGGCTACCGGCTCTCCGGCGGGGAGCGTCAGCGTCTCACCATCGCGCGGCTGCTGCTGGCGAAACCCCGGGTGGTGGTGCTGGACGAGGCGACCGCGCACCTCGACTCGACGTCCGAGCTGGCGGTGCAGGAGGCGCTCGGCGAGGCGCTCGACGGCCGGACCGCGGTGGTGATCGCGCACCGGTTGTCCACGGTCCGCGCCGCCGACCAGATCCTGGTGATCGAAGACGGTCGCGTGATCGAACGCGGCACGCACACCGAGCTGCTCGCGGCCGGCGGTCGCTACCAGGAACTGCACAACACCCAATTCAGCGAGACCGTCAGGACAGCAGCTTCCTGA
- a CDS encoding putative regulatory protein, whose translation MSDGDLLPTAVYRLFSTEGGLLYVGMGDGFTRIKAHLRKKPWRAEIDPTRTQVEWFGTRAEAARQETQAIRTEAPRYNIAGTSRAHALGHTAYRRKHGGVEPKPFKTRHFVGAGEIGDRLGVSRQRVQQLIAKPDFPAPYDEIQMGKVWRIADIEAWIREHRPALADSEPAPTATPTRKGPRKPPS comes from the coding sequence ATGTCCGACGGAGATCTGCTCCCCACTGCGGTTTATCGGCTGTTCTCGACCGAAGGTGGGTTGCTCTATGTGGGCATGGGCGACGGCTTCACGCGCATCAAGGCCCATCTCCGCAAGAAGCCCTGGCGTGCCGAGATCGACCCCACGCGCACCCAGGTTGAATGGTTCGGTACGCGCGCCGAAGCGGCCCGGCAAGAAACCCAAGCCATCCGCACAGAAGCGCCCAGGTACAACATCGCTGGCACCTCTCGTGCCCACGCACTGGGCCACACCGCGTATCGACGCAAACATGGCGGCGTTGAGCCGAAACCATTCAAGACGCGGCACTTCGTGGGAGCGGGTGAGATCGGCGACCGACTCGGCGTCTCCCGCCAGCGTGTCCAGCAACTGATCGCCAAACCCGACTTCCCCGCGCCCTACGACGAAATCCAAATGGGCAAGGTCTGGCGCATCGCCGACATCGAAGCCTGGATCCGAGAGCATCGGCCCGCGCTCGCCGACAGTGAGCCTGCGCCCACCGCTACGCCCACCCGCAAAGGACCGCGCAAGCCGCCGAGCTGA
- a CDS encoding zinc finger domain-containing protein, protein MTSSTIQATLTTANTVDLIDVLRAPLAVTCPKCQTRPGHECQSTGGGNFAYVPTHKARTDRVKDWPETFAAEAGRLVKSGLRATYEARAAADWSRFEAAAAPVPAAKPVTPKGVRLSEAQAEEIERYVLSGGYGSVSTAHFHGDAAHRQTVNALEAKGIVEFVETADHGYSRSMKLTEFGWQVYHQHRLIIKRLTDEQVAEQVARAESGRCLECGAQPGVTAGCDLCDLERFSAAQDARRGGEAA, encoded by the coding sequence ATGACTTCCAGCACCATTCAGGCCACCCTGACCACCGCAAACACCGTCGACCTGATCGACGTCCTGCGTGCCCCGCTCGCCGTGACGTGCCCGAAGTGCCAGACCCGGCCCGGCCACGAATGCCAGTCAACGGGCGGCGGCAACTTCGCATACGTGCCCACGCACAAGGCCCGCACCGACCGGGTGAAGGACTGGCCTGAGACGTTCGCCGCTGAGGCCGGCCGCCTCGTCAAGTCGGGGCTGCGGGCCACCTACGAGGCGCGGGCCGCCGCCGATTGGAGCCGGTTCGAGGCTGCCGCCGCCCCGGTCCCGGCCGCGAAGCCGGTCACGCCGAAGGGCGTCCGCCTGTCGGAAGCGCAGGCCGAGGAGATCGAACGGTATGTGCTGTCGGGCGGCTACGGCTCGGTGTCGACCGCCCATTTCCACGGCGATGCCGCGCACAGGCAGACCGTGAACGCGCTCGAAGCGAAAGGCATCGTCGAGTTCGTCGAGACGGCCGATCACGGCTACAGCCGGTCGATGAAGCTGACCGAGTTCGGCTGGCAGGTGTACCACCAGCACCGTCTGATCATCAAACGGTTGACGGATGAGCAGGTCGCCGAGCAGGTGGCGCGGGCCGAGTCCGGGCGCTGCCTGGAATGTGGTGCCCAGCCCGGTGTGACCGCCGGCTGCGACCTGTGCGACCTGGAGCGGTTCTCGGCTGCTCAGGACGCGCGCCGGGGCGGTGAAGCCGCATGA
- a CDS encoding recombination directionality factor, producing MPIKQLQARLTQVGVIRLGQQLISKKSGKPFPSKLETLRFTSPSKPLIDAVAAAYGGEVKKWDSPTGVQWEVITGAKEIPVLVPPQRIDPNLEHWGNGFRDRMCDGDVEKIRQQPCHCAAAQLAGRPFGPRDICKPTTRMALMLADIPSLGTWKLESHGWNAAAELPTLAASIESAPQPIPARLEVQKREKKDFDPSKGDGEQVESKVFMVPVLHFDWLTPAQAFGGELGAAARAALGAAATQRHAIEAAKVESTRRKFTADEYIAMADDTKNVEQVRALWKDAKDDEALTDEVKAALNAKAAEFAPKPEPTPPPKPQPEPEQPPVDEVVDAEVIPDPDEVWAQIQGVAGENGWNAEQLEQHVVAHLGKPSTVADGLELTRFLDAVKAGEVA from the coding sequence ATGCCCATCAAGCAGCTTCAGGCCCGTCTGACCCAGGTCGGTGTGATCCGGCTCGGTCAGCAGCTCATCTCGAAGAAGAGTGGCAAGCCGTTCCCCAGCAAGCTGGAGACGTTGCGGTTCACGTCCCCGTCGAAGCCGCTCATCGACGCGGTGGCTGCCGCGTACGGCGGCGAGGTGAAGAAGTGGGACTCCCCGACCGGCGTGCAGTGGGAGGTCATCACCGGGGCGAAGGAGATCCCGGTGCTGGTGCCGCCGCAGCGCATCGATCCGAACCTGGAGCACTGGGGTAACGGGTTCCGGGACCGCATGTGTGACGGCGACGTCGAGAAGATCCGTCAGCAGCCGTGCCACTGTGCCGCCGCGCAACTCGCCGGCCGTCCGTTCGGCCCGCGTGACATCTGCAAGCCGACGACGCGGATGGCGCTGATGCTCGCCGATATCCCGTCGCTCGGCACCTGGAAGCTTGAGAGCCACGGCTGGAACGCCGCCGCAGAGCTGCCCACCTTGGCCGCGTCGATCGAGTCGGCGCCGCAGCCGATCCCGGCCCGGCTGGAGGTTCAGAAGCGGGAGAAGAAGGACTTCGACCCGTCGAAGGGTGACGGCGAGCAGGTCGAGTCGAAGGTGTTCATGGTGCCGGTGCTGCACTTCGACTGGCTGACCCCGGCGCAGGCGTTCGGCGGTGAACTCGGCGCGGCGGCGCGGGCAGCGCTCGGCGCGGCGGCGACGCAGCGGCACGCCATCGAAGCCGCCAAGGTTGAGTCGACCCGACGCAAGTTCACGGCGGACGAGTACATCGCGATGGCCGACGACACCAAGAACGTTGAGCAGGTGCGGGCACTGTGGAAAGACGCCAAGGACGACGAGGCGCTCACCGACGAGGTGAAGGCCGCGCTGAACGCGAAGGCCGCCGAGTTCGCGCCGAAACCCGAGCCAACTCCCCCGCCCAAACCGCAGCCCGAACCGGAGCAGCCGCCCGTGGACGAGGTGGTGGACGCCGAGGTGATCCCCGACCCCGACGAGGTGTGGGCGCAGATCCAGGGCGTGGCCGGCGAGAACGGCTGGAACGCCGAGCAGCTTGAGCAGCATGTCGTCGCGCACCTGGGCAAGCCGTCTACCGTCGCCGACGGGCTGGAGCTCACCCGATTCCTTGACGCGGTCAAGGCTGGGGAGGTCGCATGA
- a CDS encoding alcohol dehydrogenase catalytic domain-containing protein, whose protein sequence is MRAYRMTGWGEPPQTTTVPVPAPGPGQILIRVAGCGLCRSDLTMRRIPQSAGTAMGWQMPFTLGHETAGHVAALGAGAEGFTVGEAVALVSPTSCGTCDFCVRGRDSDCAAGLTGRGYGRDGGLASFVLVPGRRDLLRLGDLDPRTAGPLTDAGATAYHAVRRALPRISPGGTVVVIGAGGLGAFAVQFLRALTAASVIAVDPLPARRAYATSVGAHAAEVSTPRLAADAVLDFAGTDETITAGVAAVRPGGAYGLIGSAGGTLRRPWFGNLPRDGEVFTFQGSTIADAREVIALARAGLIRNEVEEFGFDEIGTAYERLAGGTLAGRAVVTVD, encoded by the coding sequence ATGCGCGCCTATCGGATGACCGGCTGGGGTGAGCCCCCGCAGACGACCACCGTCCCGGTCCCCGCGCCCGGCCCCGGGCAGATTCTGATCAGGGTGGCCGGCTGCGGACTGTGCCGTTCGGACCTCACGATGCGCCGGATCCCGCAGTCCGCGGGCACGGCGATGGGCTGGCAGATGCCGTTCACTCTCGGACACGAGACAGCCGGGCACGTCGCCGCGCTGGGCGCCGGCGCGGAGGGCTTCACGGTGGGCGAGGCAGTCGCGCTGGTCTCCCCCACGTCCTGCGGCACCTGCGACTTCTGCGTGCGCGGCCGGGACAGCGACTGCGCCGCCGGGCTGACCGGCCGGGGGTACGGGCGTGACGGCGGCCTGGCCTCGTTCGTGCTCGTTCCCGGTCGCCGTGACCTCTTGCGGCTCGGCGACCTCGACCCGCGCACGGCCGGCCCGCTCACCGACGCGGGCGCCACCGCCTACCACGCCGTCCGCCGGGCGCTGCCCCGGATCAGCCCGGGCGGAACCGTCGTGGTGATCGGCGCCGGCGGTCTCGGCGCGTTCGCCGTGCAGTTCCTGCGGGCGCTCACCGCCGCCTCGGTGATCGCGGTCGACCCGCTGCCGGCCCGGCGCGCCTACGCCACGTCGGTCGGCGCACACGCGGCCGAGGTGTCGACGCCCCGGCTCGCCGCGGACGCGGTCCTCGATTTCGCCGGCACCGACGAGACGATCACCGCGGGTGTGGCGGCCGTCCGGCCCGGCGGCGCCTACGGCCTGATCGGCTCGGCCGGCGGCACGTTGCGCCGCCCGTGGTTCGGCAACCTGCCCCGCGACGGCGAGGTCTTCACGTTCCAGGGCTCCACGATCGCCGACGCCCGGGAGGTGATCGCGCTGGCCCGGGCCGGTCTGATCCGTAACGAGGTCGAGGAGTTCGGCTTCGACGAGATCGGCACGGCCTACGAGCGGCTCGCCGGCGGCACCCTGGCCGGCCGGGCCGTGGTCACCGTGGACTGA
- a CDS encoding helix-turn-helix domain-containing protein: MPTYSDGDTIRRLREEQGLNLTQFAERVGKDRGYVSRIENGLANGSPATRLAMARVLNVPLTRITFQAPRNTVSKVAA, encoded by the coding sequence ATGCCTACTTACTCCGACGGCGACACCATCCGCCGCCTCCGTGAGGAGCAGGGCCTCAACCTGACCCAGTTCGCCGAACGCGTCGGTAAAGACCGCGGCTACGTATCGCGCATCGAGAACGGCCTCGCGAACGGGTCCCCTGCCACGCGGCTCGCTATGGCCCGCGTCCTCAACGTTCCGCTCACCCGCATCACCTTCCAGGCACCCCGGAACACCGTGTCGAAGGTCGCCGCATGA
- a CDS encoding LexA family protein produces MTAAVASLLTKTQRRVLEAIRSYATANGFSPTFRDISEATGLSVSAVSYQVGRLSEMGWIRRAENTPRALVVLDPVDGTDR; encoded by the coding sequence ATGACCGCCGCCGTCGCATCACTGCTCACCAAGACACAGCGCCGCGTCCTCGAGGCGATCCGCTCGTACGCCACGGCGAACGGGTTCTCGCCGACGTTCCGTGACATCTCCGAAGCGACGGGCCTGTCGGTGTCGGCGGTCTCGTACCAGGTGGGCCGGTTGAGCGAGATGGGTTGGATTCGCCGGGCGGAGAACACGCCGCGCGCCTTGGTCGTGCTGGATCCGGTGGACGGAACGGATCGGTGA